From a region of the Myxococcus stipitatus genome:
- a CDS encoding MXAN_2561 family MXYO-CTERM-anchored protein, which translates to MRLTLAVSLLFASTALGQSVTFSGTAIQSNEIVVSKDDCTSIRQVTWTRTGAISCDTLFIWLSNESCTGVPGSNDVTLEEIPQGDTSKTTATESLRMSEALAAIGATCDSQTTNVTFRLCATAKTVDTLGTCKDTESSVGTPSVSFIFDPVPPGAPGAPGVTGLDSALSVAVTAPSDATRLLVEVVALSAGEDGGTPTAGDVISSKEQTSDNSTFRMDNLENGVEYGVRAFAFDKAGNKSGASELATGTPIPSNGFWDAYIGAGGKETGGCGAGGGGIALGSVVAALGFWVTSRRKQS; encoded by the coding sequence ATGCGCCTCACACTCGCTGTCTCCCTGCTCTTCGCGTCGACCGCCCTGGGGCAGTCCGTGACCTTCTCGGGCACGGCCATCCAGAGCAACGAGATCGTCGTCTCCAAGGACGACTGCACCAGCATCCGTCAGGTGACCTGGACCCGGACAGGGGCCATCTCCTGCGACACGCTCTTCATCTGGCTGTCGAACGAGTCCTGCACCGGGGTCCCGGGCTCGAACGACGTGACGCTGGAGGAGATCCCCCAGGGCGACACGTCGAAGACGACGGCCACGGAGAGCCTGCGGATGAGCGAGGCGCTCGCGGCGATCGGCGCGACCTGCGACAGCCAGACGACCAACGTGACCTTCCGGCTGTGCGCGACGGCGAAGACGGTGGACACGCTGGGCACGTGCAAGGACACGGAGTCGAGCGTCGGGACGCCCTCGGTGTCGTTCATCTTCGACCCGGTGCCGCCCGGGGCTCCCGGGGCTCCAGGGGTGACGGGGCTGGACAGCGCGCTGAGCGTGGCGGTGACGGCGCCGAGCGACGCGACGCGGCTGCTGGTGGAGGTGGTGGCGCTGTCGGCTGGCGAGGACGGTGGCACGCCGACGGCCGGAGACGTCATCAGTTCGAAGGAGCAGACGTCGGACAACTCGACGTTCCGGATGGACAACCTGGAGAACGGCGTGGAGTACGGCGTGCGCGCCTTCGCGTTCGACAAGGCCGGCAACAAGAGCGGCGCGTCGGAGCTGGCCACGGGCACGCCCATCCCGAGCAACGGTTTCTGGGACGCGTATATCGGCGCGGGTGGCAAGGAGACGGGCGGGTGTGGGGCGGGTGGTGGTGGCATCGCGCTGGGGTCGGTGGTGGCGGCCCTTGGATTCTGGGTGACGTCGAGGAGGAAGCAGTCATGA
- a CDS encoding MXAN_2562 family outer membrane beta-barrel protein: MRRATALGMALVCASMALPAWAQQEEAVVVPEGPIESPRSGAIVVRAGGYKPEIDKEKALNGATPYKNTFGDSSLLVIELEMQRFFYQGIGTAGVGLSAGYGEKYAAAKLTGGGNAAEKTALKLVPLQLNAFYKFDYAAFEWGIPLVPYGKLGLVYTPWWVTKGDSTNTAQGIKGSGGKWGWAATAGVSFLLDVLQPRFARDFDSDLGINHSYLFAEYSYADVDDFGGAGLNLSSRRWMFGLTLDY; the protein is encoded by the coding sequence ATGAGGCGGGCAACAGCCCTGGGTATGGCCCTGGTGTGCGCCAGCATGGCGCTCCCGGCCTGGGCGCAGCAGGAAGAGGCGGTGGTGGTGCCCGAGGGGCCGATCGAATCGCCTCGCAGCGGCGCCATCGTGGTGCGCGCGGGCGGGTACAAGCCGGAGATCGACAAAGAGAAGGCGCTGAACGGCGCGACGCCCTACAAGAACACCTTCGGTGACTCGTCCCTGCTCGTCATCGAACTGGAGATGCAGCGCTTCTTCTACCAGGGCATCGGCACGGCGGGCGTGGGCCTGTCGGCGGGCTATGGAGAGAAGTACGCGGCGGCGAAGCTGACGGGCGGCGGCAATGCGGCGGAGAAGACGGCGCTGAAGCTGGTCCCCCTGCAACTCAACGCCTTCTACAAGTTCGACTACGCCGCGTTCGAGTGGGGCATCCCCCTGGTTCCCTACGGGAAGCTGGGCCTCGTCTACACGCCGTGGTGGGTCACGAAGGGTGACAGCACGAACACGGCCCAGGGCATCAAGGGGTCGGGCGGCAAGTGGGGTTGGGCCGCCACGGCCGGCGTGTCCTTCCTCCTGGACGTGCTCCAGCCGCGCTTCGCGCGCGACTTCGACTCCGACCTCGGCATCAACCACAGCTACCTGTTCGCGGAGTACTCCTACGCGGATGTGGACGATTTCGGTGGCGCCGGGCTGAACCTGTCCAGCCGGCGCTGGATGTTCGGACTCACGCTGGACTATTAG
- a CDS encoding PKD domain-containing protein encodes MAAVGPWGAGCHRAVRVDLGEDRTVEAGVPVELGSNEPGAPAVTWEAGDGTPAFEGARVSHAYASAGTYTARALVSGEEVGRVKFTVVPRPVLRAVPAGARTVLWLPQLRGNLEPLIDFYERLIGAENARQSLDETPLMALLLRGIDGGPSVVDPDEGAGFFFLPEFDGTVALVGVTEPEAAMEAVLRAAQDVGHDVSPVEDGVARLRPAEGGEEMLLFVDRGYLYLVVPETPEAPPEGAPVQAMAVVPPTPTRDADYARRAVLGLTGPGLSEDPVLHELRPKVAEGSVYLYSGPAAEEGDEAPLLRGVFASVSVKPDRLDLDGFLSSSEPLLQGASAPASALLSQTAQGPVAAAQLSIPPEELAKLAFGSPGSERRARTLERWRDRGLDAEALLKTLRGDVAMLVYFDAPAFLKHLIQNKRPEARGSVLVDAGLTSAAPVLRLIDEHLEDAPLRYTEEKVQGGKVYRTQLRGQPVELRVGPERATLVAGESLDGRPRGDVGAALRERFGGEAFGAGHVSLMVDLGQLRADLRGTKAIPGISTAELVTAKSFLSAMLEQLTPLELGFLDFSLAEGGARVKGRLTLRDDGWESLR; translated from the coding sequence ATGGCCGCCGTAGGCCCCTGGGGCGCCGGCTGCCATCGCGCCGTACGGGTGGACCTGGGGGAGGACCGGACGGTGGAGGCGGGCGTGCCCGTGGAGCTGGGCTCGAACGAGCCCGGGGCCCCCGCCGTCACCTGGGAGGCCGGCGATGGCACGCCCGCGTTCGAGGGCGCGCGCGTGTCCCATGCCTACGCGAGCGCGGGGACGTACACCGCGCGGGCGCTCGTCTCCGGCGAGGAGGTGGGGCGCGTGAAGTTCACCGTCGTGCCCCGGCCGGTGCTGCGCGCCGTGCCCGCGGGGGCGCGGACGGTGCTCTGGCTGCCCCAACTGCGCGGCAACCTGGAGCCGCTCATCGACTTCTACGAGCGGCTCATCGGCGCGGAGAACGCGCGGCAGTCGCTCGACGAGACGCCGCTGATGGCGCTGCTGCTGCGCGGCATCGACGGGGGGCCGAGCGTCGTGGACCCGGACGAGGGCGCGGGCTTCTTCTTCCTGCCGGAGTTCGACGGCACCGTGGCCCTGGTGGGCGTGACGGAGCCGGAGGCGGCGATGGAGGCCGTGCTGCGGGCCGCGCAGGACGTGGGGCACGACGTGTCGCCGGTGGAGGACGGCGTCGCGCGCCTGCGTCCCGCGGAGGGCGGCGAGGAGATGCTGCTCTTCGTCGACCGTGGCTATCTGTACCTCGTGGTACCGGAGACGCCGGAGGCGCCGCCCGAGGGCGCGCCCGTGCAGGCGATGGCGGTGGTGCCGCCCACGCCGACGCGCGACGCCGACTACGCGCGGCGGGCGGTGCTGGGGCTGACGGGGCCCGGCCTGTCCGAGGACCCGGTGCTGCACGAGCTCCGCCCGAAGGTGGCCGAGGGCAGCGTGTATCTGTACTCGGGGCCGGCGGCGGAGGAGGGCGACGAGGCGCCGCTGCTGCGCGGGGTGTTCGCCTCGGTGTCGGTGAAGCCGGACCGCCTGGACCTGGACGGCTTCCTGTCCTCCTCGGAGCCCCTGCTCCAGGGGGCGAGCGCGCCGGCGTCGGCGCTGCTGTCGCAGACGGCGCAAGGGCCGGTGGCCGCCGCGCAGCTCTCCATCCCGCCCGAGGAGCTGGCGAAGCTGGCCTTCGGTTCGCCGGGGTCGGAGCGGCGGGCGCGCACGCTGGAGCGCTGGCGCGACCGAGGCCTGGACGCGGAGGCGTTGCTGAAGACGCTGAGGGGCGACGTGGCGATGCTCGTCTACTTCGACGCCCCGGCCTTCCTGAAGCACCTCATCCAGAACAAGCGCCCGGAGGCGCGGGGCTCGGTGCTGGTGGACGCGGGGCTGACGTCGGCGGCGCCGGTGCTGCGGCTCATCGACGAGCACCTGGAGGACGCGCCGCTGCGCTACACGGAGGAGAAGGTGCAGGGCGGGAAGGTGTACCGGACGCAGCTGCGCGGCCAGCCGGTGGAGCTGCGGGTGGGCCCGGAGCGCGCGACGCTGGTGGCGGGTGAGTCGTTGGACGGGCGGCCCCGGGGCGACGTGGGCGCCGCGCTGCGCGAGCGCTTCGGCGGCGAGGCCTTCGGCGCGGGGCATGTCTCGCTCATGGTGGACCTGGGGCAGCTGCGCGCGGACCTGCGGGGGACGAAGGCCATCCCCGGCATCTCCACGGCGGAGCTCGTCACCGCCAAGTCCTTCCTGAGCGCGATGCTGGAGCAGCTCACGCCGCTGGAGCTGGGCTTCCTGGACTTCTCGCTCGCGGAGGGCGGGGCGCGGGTGAAGGGGCGGCTCACGCTGCGCGACGACGGTTGGGAGTCCCTGCGGTGA
- a CDS encoding molybdenum cofactor biosynthesis protein → MSPGTSITVLYFAAARERTGCTREEYEVPPGASVADVLRRVVGRHPGLERLVPHLRVAVDQEFVGVDAPVRPGAEVALIPPVAGGGPGLFSVVERPLRLEEVVEAVGGEAYGGLVTFGGSVRNETKGRRVLRLEYEAYAPMAEKKLAEIGAEAAAKWPGVRLAIVHRVGVLVPGELAVVIAAAAPHRKEAFRGCEYAIERLKQDVPIWKKEFFEDGEVWVGLGP, encoded by the coding sequence GTGAGTCCGGGCACGTCCATCACCGTGCTGTACTTCGCCGCCGCGCGCGAGCGGACGGGGTGCACCCGCGAGGAGTACGAGGTGCCCCCGGGCGCGAGCGTGGCGGACGTGCTCCGACGGGTGGTGGGCCGTCACCCGGGCCTGGAGCGGCTCGTGCCGCACCTGCGGGTGGCGGTGGACCAGGAGTTCGTGGGCGTCGATGCGCCGGTGCGCCCGGGCGCGGAGGTGGCGTTGATTCCGCCGGTGGCGGGGGGCGGGCCGGGCCTGTTCTCCGTGGTGGAGCGCCCCTTGCGGCTGGAGGAGGTCGTCGAGGCGGTGGGGGGCGAGGCGTATGGGGGCCTGGTGACGTTCGGCGGCTCCGTGCGCAACGAGACGAAGGGCCGGCGCGTGCTGCGGCTGGAGTACGAGGCCTATGCGCCCATGGCCGAGAAGAAGCTGGCGGAGATTGGCGCGGAGGCGGCGGCGAAGTGGCCCGGTGTCCGGCTGGCCATCGTCCACCGCGTGGGCGTGCTGGTGCCCGGGGAGCTGGCGGTGGTCATCGCGGCGGCGGCGCCGCACCGCAAGGAGGCCTTCCGCGGCTGCGAGTACGCCATCGAGCGCCTCAAGCAGGACGTGCCCATCTGGAAGAAGGAGTTCTTCGAGGACGGCGAGGTGTGGGTCGGCCTGGGGCCGTGA
- a CDS encoding M50 family metallopeptidase, which yields MQYALVLLALGVLLALHELGHLVAARLLGVRVPRFVFGFGPPLMSFRLWGTQFVVGAVPLGGTAHLQGMNPHRADAAESASFRALGPLRRIVIILAGPLTNYLVALGILFALYTSGTHVVVPMTVGTVTPGSEAARAQLLPGDRIQTVDGQAPRNWSEFVERVAVGVGKSLELKVDRHGETRTVTVRPRPDERGEGRIGVSQQYVYRAHAPGEALGHAFTHTTKLASEGVAFFVRVVNGESRPGAAAGPGALVRQESSDAISSGADSVLRALVAASLALALLTLLPVPGLDGGRVLLLLVEAASGRRLPPRVETVAQTLGFLAISAGVVFIAAREIRGALPERFLWGASPAVATATPSPAVTTTALEAAARPDAGVTLVASDAGTSVVTVSGGPPQPGAIAVPATGVLPVTSAADAGAALTASLDAGPRQPALATSTAVVGTADAGAAEGPRPDAGSTLPQTTPDAGPVTRAPATPPAPPTSASPDAGAPPGATTPVPGATSPQASDAGIPAPQAGGPPSRPVQT from the coding sequence ATGCAATACGCGCTCGTCCTGCTCGCCCTGGGAGTCCTGCTGGCCCTGCACGAGCTGGGGCACCTCGTCGCCGCCCGACTGCTGGGCGTGCGCGTGCCTCGCTTCGTCTTCGGGTTCGGGCCTCCGTTGATGTCCTTCCGGCTGTGGGGGACACAGTTCGTCGTGGGGGCGGTGCCGCTCGGAGGCACCGCGCACCTGCAGGGCATGAATCCGCACCGCGCGGACGCGGCGGAGTCCGCGAGCTTCCGCGCGCTGGGCCCGCTGCGGCGCATCGTCATCATCCTGGCGGGGCCGCTGACCAACTACCTGGTCGCGCTGGGCATCCTCTTCGCGCTGTACACGTCGGGCACGCACGTGGTGGTGCCGATGACGGTGGGCACCGTGACGCCCGGTTCGGAGGCGGCGCGGGCCCAGCTGCTGCCGGGAGACCGCATCCAAACGGTGGACGGCCAGGCGCCGCGCAACTGGTCCGAGTTCGTGGAGCGGGTGGCGGTGGGCGTGGGCAAGTCGCTCGAGCTGAAGGTGGACCGGCACGGCGAGACGCGCACGGTGACGGTGCGCCCCCGACCGGACGAACGCGGCGAGGGGCGCATCGGCGTGAGTCAGCAATACGTCTACCGCGCGCACGCGCCGGGCGAGGCGCTGGGACACGCCTTCACGCACACGACGAAGCTCGCGTCGGAGGGCGTGGCCTTCTTCGTGCGCGTCGTGAACGGGGAGTCGCGCCCTGGCGCCGCCGCGGGCCCCGGCGCGCTCGTGCGGCAGGAGTCCTCGGACGCGATTTCGTCAGGGGCCGACTCGGTCCTCCGCGCGCTGGTGGCCGCGTCCCTGGCGCTGGCGCTGTTGACGCTGCTGCCGGTCCCCGGACTCGATGGTGGGCGGGTCCTGCTGTTGCTGGTGGAGGCCGCGAGCGGGCGGCGACTCCCTCCGCGCGTGGAGACGGTGGCCCAGACGCTGGGGTTCCTCGCCATCTCCGCGGGTGTCGTCTTCATCGCTGCGCGGGAGATCCGCGGGGCGCTCCCCGAGCGGTTCCTGTGGGGAGCCTCGCCCGCCGTCGCGACCGCCACGCCCTCCCCCGCCGTGACGACGACGGCGCTGGAGGCGGCGGCGCGCCCGGACGCAGGAGTCACCCTGGTGGCATCAGACGCGGGCACGTCGGTGGTGACCGTCTCCGGTGGCCCTCCGCAGCCTGGAGCCATCGCGGTCCCCGCCACGGGAGTCCTCCCCGTCACGTCCGCCGCCGACGCGGGGGCAGCGTTGACGGCCTCGCTGGATGCGGGCCCGAGGCAGCCCGCGCTCGCCACGAGCACGGCGGTGGTCGGCACGGCGGACGCGGGCGCCGCGGAAGGCCCTCGCCCGGATGCGGGGAGCACGCTGCCCCAGACGACGCCGGACGCGGGGCCCGTGACACGAGCCCCCGCGACGCCTCCCGCCCCTCCGACGAGCGCGTCCCCGGACGCCGGCGCTCCTCCGGGAGCGACGACGCCCGTCCCGGGAGCCACGTCGCCCCAAGCCTCCGATGCGGGCATCCCCGCGCCCCAGGCTGGCGGCCCACCCTCGCGTCCCGTCCAGACGTGA
- a CDS encoding NUDIX domain-containing protein yields MPEYRNPKPTVDCIIELPGERIVLIRRANPPVGWALPGGFVDEGEPLDAAAIREVKEETGLDVKLVEQFFTYSDPKRDPRQHTLSTVYIGTAAGEPQGSDDAAEARMFALDALPGDLCFDHGTILSDYLTYKRTGQRRKL; encoded by the coding sequence ATGCCCGAATACCGCAACCCCAAGCCCACCGTCGACTGCATCATCGAGCTGCCGGGTGAACGCATCGTCCTCATCCGCCGCGCGAACCCGCCCGTCGGGTGGGCGCTGCCGGGCGGCTTCGTGGACGAGGGCGAGCCGCTGGACGCCGCCGCCATCCGCGAGGTCAAGGAGGAGACGGGGCTGGACGTGAAGCTGGTGGAGCAGTTCTTCACGTACTCGGACCCGAAGCGGGATCCGCGCCAGCACACGCTGTCGACGGTGTACATCGGCACGGCGGCGGGAGAGCCCCAGGGTTCGGATGACGCGGCGGAGGCGCGCATGTTCGCGCTGGACGCGCTGCCCGGGGACCTGTGCTTCGACCACGGCACCATCCTCTCCGACTACCTGACCTACAAGCGGACGGGTCAGCGGCGGAAGCTGTAG
- the acs gene encoding acetate--CoA ligase, which translates to MAETQHEIVSVLTEARVFPPPEAFSQRAHLKSMADYQRLWDEAARDPEKYWGDRAREELYWKEPFRTVLDWKPPHARWFVEGRTNLAYNCLDRHLATRRDKPAILFEGEPMDRRQLTYGELAVEVNRLANGLRSLGIKKGDRVGIYLPMGPEAAVAMLACARIGAVHSVVFGGFSAEALQERMNDAGAKVVLTADGGWRKGAVVPLLKNVEKALPNMSSVEKVVVARRTGDALTLSDPRMVAWDVLVRGQSDACEPEWVESEHPLFILYTSGSTGKPKGVLHTTAGYAVNTSLTTRWVFDLREDDVYWCTADVGWVTGHSYVVYGPLMNGATTVIYEGAPTHPAPDRFWDIIERYKVTILYTAPTAIRAFMRLGDEHPRKHDLSSLRLLGSVGEPINPEAWMWYRDVIGQGKCPVVDTWWQTETGAILISPLPGATPTKPGSATLPLPGIHAEILDRQGNPVPKGQGGLLFITRPWPSMLRTVYGDPERYVRTYFSELPGKYFTGDGARTDADGYFWLMGRVDDVVNVAGHRLGTAEVESALVAHPRVSEAAVVGRPDDLKGTALVAFVTLKQGHAPSAEFKKELAQHVSKEIGAIARPDEIRFAEALPKTRSGKIMRRLLRDVAAGKPSSQDTTTLEDLNVLAALRQNDE; encoded by the coding sequence ATGGCTGAAACGCAGCATGAAATCGTCTCGGTCCTGACCGAGGCCCGCGTCTTCCCACCGCCCGAGGCGTTCTCCCAGCGCGCCCACCTCAAGAGCATGGCGGACTACCAGCGGCTGTGGGACGAGGCCGCCAGGGACCCGGAGAAGTACTGGGGCGACCGGGCTCGCGAGGAGCTGTACTGGAAGGAGCCCTTCCGCACGGTGCTCGACTGGAAGCCGCCGCACGCGCGGTGGTTCGTCGAGGGGCGCACCAACCTGGCCTACAACTGCCTGGACCGGCACCTGGCCACGCGCCGCGACAAGCCCGCCATCCTCTTCGAGGGCGAGCCGATGGACCGGCGTCAGCTGACCTACGGCGAGCTCGCCGTGGAGGTGAACCGGCTGGCCAACGGCCTCAGGTCGCTGGGCATCAAGAAGGGCGACCGCGTGGGCATCTACCTGCCCATGGGGCCCGAGGCCGCGGTGGCGATGCTGGCGTGCGCGCGCATCGGCGCGGTGCACTCGGTGGTGTTCGGCGGCTTCTCCGCCGAGGCGCTCCAGGAGCGCATGAACGACGCGGGCGCCAAGGTGGTGCTCACCGCGGACGGCGGGTGGCGCAAGGGCGCGGTGGTGCCGCTGCTGAAGAACGTGGAGAAGGCGCTGCCCAACATGTCTTCCGTGGAGAAGGTGGTGGTGGCGCGCCGCACCGGTGACGCGCTGACGCTGTCCGACCCCCGGATGGTGGCGTGGGACGTGCTGGTGCGCGGCCAGTCCGACGCGTGCGAGCCGGAGTGGGTGGAGAGCGAGCACCCGCTGTTCATCCTCTACACGTCCGGCTCCACCGGCAAACCCAAGGGCGTGCTGCACACCACCGCCGGCTACGCGGTGAACACGTCGCTCACCACGCGCTGGGTGTTCGACCTGCGCGAGGACGACGTCTACTGGTGCACCGCCGACGTGGGCTGGGTGACGGGGCACAGCTACGTCGTCTACGGCCCGCTGATGAACGGCGCCACCACCGTCATCTACGAGGGCGCGCCCACGCACCCGGCCCCGGACCGCTTCTGGGACATCATCGAGCGCTACAAGGTCACCATCCTCTACACGGCGCCCACCGCCATCCGCGCCTTCATGCGCCTGGGCGACGAGCACCCGCGCAAGCACGACCTGTCCTCGCTGCGCCTGCTGGGCAGCGTGGGCGAGCCCATCAACCCCGAGGCGTGGATGTGGTACCGGGACGTCATCGGCCAGGGGAAATGCCCGGTGGTGGACACGTGGTGGCAGACGGAGACGGGCGCCATCCTGATTTCGCCCCTGCCCGGCGCCACGCCCACCAAGCCCGGGTCGGCCACGCTGCCCCTGCCCGGCATCCACGCGGAGATCCTCGACCGGCAGGGCAACCCCGTGCCGAAGGGGCAGGGCGGCCTGCTCTTCATCACCCGGCCCTGGCCCTCCATGCTGCGCACCGTGTACGGCGACCCGGAGCGCTACGTGCGCACGTACTTCAGCGAACTGCCCGGCAAGTACTTCACCGGCGACGGCGCGCGCACGGACGCCGACGGCTACTTCTGGCTGATGGGCCGCGTGGACGACGTCGTCAACGTGGCCGGCCACCGCCTGGGCACCGCCGAGGTGGAGAGCGCGCTGGTGGCGCACCCACGCGTGTCCGAGGCCGCCGTGGTGGGCCGCCCCGATGACCTCAAGGGTACCGCGCTCGTGGCCTTCGTCACCCTCAAGCAGGGCCACGCGCCCTCCGCCGAGTTCAAGAAGGAGCTGGCCCAGCACGTGTCGAAGGAGATTGGCGCCATCGCCCGCCCGGATGAGATCCGCTTCGCGGAGGCGCTGCCGAAGACGCGCTCCGGGAAGATCATGCGCCGCCTCCTGCGGGACGTCGCCGCCGGCAAGCCGTCCTCCCAGGACACCACCACCCTCGAGGACCTCAACGTCCTCGCGGCGCTGCGCCAGAACGACGAGTAG
- a CDS encoding aminotransferase class I/II-fold pyridoxal phosphate-dependent enzyme produces MNLRDQLDSPLFTHFIANYTHPTGPDLLGRTEPFFQWQEARRQTGLWPYSRSLESPPTAECAVVSETGVARQGINFGSQDYLALSTHPAVVEAAHRAIRDFGLHSAGSGMFGGNTPPSLQLEEALAEHLEMPYVALFATGWGAGFGAIAGLVRPEDHVVLDALAHASLQQGAMAATQKVSRVPHLSNRAMRRKLQELRAHDTSNGILVVTEGLFSMDSDVPRIEELQRLCHEFGATLLVDVAHDLGALGPRGTGSLGAQGMLGKVDLVVGSFSKTFSSNGGFVATRSAAVRQFVRVMGGPHIFSNAILPVQAAAALESLRVVRSEEGDVLRARALENIVALRDAFAGRGVKCLGEPSNVVPVPLGDPKLARIASKLVFERGVFPNLVEYPAVRLRESRFRMQVMSSHTVAQMKHGAQVVLDAMDEARRMLEACEPGQVSALSGPAGAREQADV; encoded by the coding sequence ATGAATCTCCGCGACCAGCTCGATTCGCCTCTGTTCACGCATTTCATCGCCAACTACACACACCCCACGGGACCAGACCTGTTGGGTCGTACGGAGCCGTTCTTCCAATGGCAGGAGGCGCGGCGGCAGACGGGGTTGTGGCCGTATTCACGCAGCCTGGAGAGCCCGCCCACCGCGGAGTGCGCGGTGGTGAGCGAGACGGGCGTCGCGCGGCAGGGCATCAACTTCGGCTCGCAGGACTATCTGGCGTTGTCCACGCACCCGGCGGTGGTGGAGGCGGCGCACCGGGCCATCCGCGACTTCGGCCTGCACAGCGCGGGGTCGGGCATGTTCGGCGGCAACACGCCGCCGTCCCTCCAACTGGAGGAGGCGCTGGCCGAGCACCTGGAGATGCCGTACGTGGCGCTGTTCGCCACCGGGTGGGGCGCGGGCTTCGGCGCCATCGCCGGGCTGGTGCGTCCGGAGGACCACGTGGTGCTGGACGCGTTGGCGCACGCCAGCCTCCAGCAGGGCGCGATGGCGGCCACGCAGAAGGTGAGCCGCGTGCCCCACCTCAGCAACCGGGCCATGCGCCGCAAGCTCCAGGAGCTGCGCGCCCATGACACGTCCAACGGCATCCTCGTGGTCACCGAGGGCTTGTTCTCCATGGACTCGGACGTCCCCCGCATCGAGGAGCTCCAGCGGCTGTGCCACGAGTTCGGCGCGACGCTGCTGGTGGACGTGGCGCATGACCTGGGCGCGCTGGGCCCCCGGGGGACGGGCAGCCTGGGCGCGCAGGGCATGCTGGGCAAGGTGGACCTGGTGGTGGGCTCCTTCTCCAAGACGTTCTCGTCCAACGGCGGCTTCGTGGCGACGCGCTCGGCGGCGGTGCGCCAGTTCGTGCGCGTCATGGGCGGGCCGCACATCTTCTCCAACGCCATCCTCCCGGTGCAGGCGGCGGCGGCGCTGGAGTCGCTGCGCGTCGTCCGTTCGGAGGAGGGCGACGTGCTGCGCGCCCGGGCCCTGGAGAACATCGTGGCGTTGCGGGACGCGTTCGCCGGGCGCGGCGTGAAGTGTCTGGGCGAGCCCTCCAACGTGGTACCCGTACCCCTGGGCGACCCGAAGCTGGCGCGCATCGCGTCCAAGCTCGTGTTCGAGCGCGGCGTGTTCCCCAACCTCGTCGAATACCCCGCGGTGCGCCTGCGCGAGTCGCGCTTCCGCATGCAGGTGATGTCGTCGCACACCGTCGCGCAGATGAAGCACGGCGCCCAGGTGGTGCTCGACGCCATGGACGAGGCCCGGCGCATGCTGGAGGCGTGCGAGCCGGGGCAGGTGTCGGCGCTGTCGGGCCCGGCGGGCGCGCGCGAGCAGGCGGACGTCTGA
- a CDS encoding histidine phosphatase family protein, whose product MKTELILLRHGETEWNALGRLQGHLDSPLSTEGLRQADALAARLRELPFDALYSSDLGRALETARRIAGRTGHAVRADTRLRERGLGILEGLTREQAQERHPEVFAAYATNAPDFVVPGGESALQRLGHAVECLAELGARHAGERVVVVTHGGVLSSFFRHSLGIPPGTPRAFSVLNACWNQFDYHDGGFRLVTWGDITHLRDPSRDDT is encoded by the coding sequence ATGAAGACCGAGCTCATCCTGCTCCGGCATGGAGAGACCGAATGGAACGCCCTGGGCCGGCTCCAGGGCCATCTGGACAGCCCGCTGAGCACCGAGGGCCTGCGGCAGGCGGACGCGCTCGCCGCGCGGCTGCGCGAGCTGCCCTTCGACGCGCTGTACAGCAGCGACCTGGGCCGCGCCCTGGAGACGGCCCGGCGCATCGCGGGGCGCACGGGCCACGCGGTGCGCGCGGACACGCGCCTGCGGGAGCGCGGCCTGGGCATCCTCGAGGGCCTCACCCGCGAGCAGGCCCAGGAACGGCACCCGGAGGTCTTCGCCGCGTACGCGACCAACGCGCCCGACTTCGTCGTCCCCGGTGGCGAGAGCGCGCTCCAGCGGTTGGGGCACGCGGTGGAGTGCCTGGCGGAGCTGGGCGCGCGTCACGCCGGGGAGCGGGTGGTCGTCGTCACCCACGGCGGCGTGCTCAGCAGCTTCTTCCGGCACAGCCTGGGGATTCCCCCTGGCACGCCGCGCGCCTTCTCCGTGCTCAACGCGTGCTGGAACCAGTTCGACTACCACGACGGCGGCTTCCGGCTGGTGACGTGGGGCGACATCACCCACCTGCGCGACCCGAGCCGCGACGACACCTGA